ACTCCAACAACTCGTCGCCGCCTGCCACTGGATCGGCGCCCAAGGCTGGGCGCCAGCCACCGGCGGGAATATGTCCGTGCGCCAGGACGCCGACTGGTGCTGGCTAAGCGAATCCGGCAAAGACAAAGGCAGCCTGACGACCGGGGACTTTTTGCAGGTTTCCATTGCCGATAACCACGCGCCCTCCGGCCGTAAACCCTCGGCGGAAACCGGCCTGCACACGCTGATTTACCGCCTCTACCCGGACGCCAACGCCGTATTGCACGTACACACCGTGAACGCGACGGTGCTCTCGCGGGTGGAAAAATCCCCTGTCCTGCATCTGAACGGTTTTGAGATGCAAAAATCCCTGAGCGGCCAGACCACGCACCTGGACACCGTGCCGGTGGCCATTTTCGACAACGACCAGGATATCGACGCGCTGGCGGCTCGCATCGCCGACTATGCGCAGACACATCCGCTGCGCTATGGTTTTCTGCTACGTGGCCACGGGCTAACCTGCTGGGGGCGCGATGTCGCCGAAGCCCGCCGCCACCTGGAAGGGCTGGAGTTTTTATTTGAATGCGAAATGCAGCGTCGCCTGCTGGAGAGATCATGATCCGCGCTATCGTTACCGATATTGAAGGCACCACCAGTGATATCCGTTTTGTGCATAACGTCCTGTTCCCTTACGCCCGTGAACGCCTGGCGGCGTTTGTCACGGCGGAGCAGTACAACGAGCCGGTGAGCACCATCCTGGATAATCTGCGGGAAGAGATCGCCCAGCCACAAGCCAGCATCGCCGAACTGATTGAGGTGCTGTTTGCTTTTATGGATGAAGATCGCAAATCAACGGCGCTGAAAGCGTTGCAGGGCATTATCTGGCGCGACGGTTATGTGAACGGCGATTTCAAAGGCCACCTTTACCCGGACGTGTTGCCCCAGCTTGAGAAATGGAAAGCGCAGGGTGTTGATCTGTATGTATATTCCTCTGGCTCGGTGGCGGCGCAAAAACTGTTATTTGGCTACAGCGACGAAGGTGATATTACTCCTCTGTTCAGCGGGTATTTCGACACGCTAGTTGGCGCGAAACGCGACGTGCAGTCGTACCGCAATATTGCCGCACAGATTGGGCTGCCGCCCGCGTCCATTTTGTTCCTCTCCGATATTCACCAGGAGCTGGACGCCGCCGAAGCGGCAGGTTTTCGCACCACGCAACTGATTCGCGGCGATGATGACGCAGCCAGCCATCATTACCAGGTTCCCTCTTTCAGCAACATTAAGCCGGAGCAGATCCCTTCATGAGCGCACTGACGATTTACACCGATACCGATGCCAGCACGCCGGTGTGGCACAGCACCGACGCCGCAGAGATCCAGCAAAAACTGAACGCCAAAGGTGTGCGTTTTGAACGCTGGCAGGCCGACCGCGATCTCGGCACAAACCCGACACCGGAGACGGTGATCACCGCTTATCAGCACGCCATCGACAAACTGGTGGCCGAGAAAGGTTATCAGAGCTGGGATGTGATCAGCCTGCGCGCCGACAACCCGCAGAAAGAGGCGATGCGCGCCAAATTCCTTAACGAACACACGCATGGCGAAGATGAAGTGCGCTTCTTTGTGGAAGGCGCTGGCTTGTTTTGCCTGCACATCGGCAGCGACGTTTACCAGGTGCTGTGCGAGAAAAACGACCTGATTTCCGTCCCCGCCGGAACCCCGCACTGGTTTGATATGGGCTCAGAGCCAAACTTCACGGCGATCAGGATTTTTGATAATCCCGAAGGGTGGATCGCGCAGTTTACCGGCAGTGAAATTGCGGACGGGTATCCGCGGTTGGGTTAAGCTTTTTTATTCTTCCAGAAATAGCTGTAATTAAATGTTGCAATAAATTATCTTTTGAATGTAAAGGCATAGACAACTATGCCTTTATTACATTAACCTACTAACCTTAATTCACCCTCATATCTCTGTAGGATGTTTTTTATTTTGCTGTATAAATTAGTCTGTTCGAAATGTTGCGAGGAATAATAAAGCCGAAGGTTCCTTTCTATTTTATCCTGATTGATGTTTTTGTCATTTGTAAAAGCGCCTTTATAAAGTTTACTTAAAACATTCGTAAAATCATGTCCATTGCAGATATGGAGTATATCTACCGCTTTACTTTTATATTCATTGTAAAGTCTCAATATATAATCTCTATCTATTTCTTTTTTATATCGCCTCAATACACTATCAATAAAAGCGTTTTTATCAAAAATTATTCTAAAATCATCGAAATGCAAAAAAAGTTCTACATCTAAGCTCGCAAAATTAAAACCAAAATCATGTTCGATATTTATCCATTTCAAAATACCAATATGATAACAAACATCCAATATATTCTTTTCAATTTCTGATATTAGAGTGTTTTCATCAATATGCTCATAACTTTTTGGGTTTGTGTATTCGAAGAAAAACTTCCTCATAAACCCGCAGTTAATCATCATAACTTCAATATCATGGAAATCGGTTAGAAATATATCTTTATAAGTTCGTTCTAATATCAAATCGAAATCTGCATCACATACTCCATAGACTTTATCATTACCTGCTTCACGTAATTTGCGTACAGATTCAATAACCGAAATCTTGCCCTTACAAGGTGAGTCATAATGAATAGAATCATGAAGTTTCATACATTTAAAAAAACTTATATCTGTTCTACCCTCCACTACAATTAATATCTTCCCAGAATATTTCTCACTTTTGAATAAGAGCATCATTGAACCAACCCAATCAAGTTCTGTCGTACTCTCTTTTAATGACTTCATAATCTAAATCCCCTCCCCACTCATATCAAACAAGTCATGAGTAAGATCCCAGCGGGTGTTTATTATCGTAGGTGAGTGCGTTGCAATTAACACATTAATTGGCTTATTAATTTTTTGTATTTTACTTACAGCTTCAAGGAAAATTTTTTGCCAAGCAACGTGAAGGGAAATCTCGGGCTCATCAATCAGGATTACTGTCTTTTCTTTAGGTTTAAAGATCATATCATAATAAATTATGACCTGATTTTGCTCACCGGAAGATAAGCTATTTAAGGGAATAATTTCATTCTCATTACCTTCTTCAACAAAATAAAAACCTCTTTCTTTATTAACTTTTATTTTTTTAAAAGATAAAACACTATCACTAATTATATTGACAAATAAATCTATTTTTTTATACAAATCAGCATACGGCTCAAGTTTTTTTAATGCATCGGCAACATATAAATTTAGTACCTCACCGTAAGCCGCAGAAATTTCCGAAGAAAGGAAATAATTAGATGAAAAACCATCATCTGACTCAATTAGTTCATATTTTAGTAAATCATCTTTTATATCCTGCAGCCCCCTAAGCCTTTCTGTAATATTTATGTATCTACTTCCACCCACTGAATTCTCTATTTTTTCAAAAAGCCTAGTCGGAAAAGATGAATCTAATTTCTGAGAAGTGATCGAAGCATTTAATGAAACTTTCGCCATTCTTTTTCTTAGATCTTCCGCTAATTGACTTATTTTAATTTTTTTTGAATCCAAATCTTGCAGTCACTGAGCTTTAATAAAGATAGATGTAATATCACCAAAGTATGACAAAAAAACATCTGGTTTTAACCCTAAAAAGTCATTTTTTGTATCAAGACTTTTTAGACGCAGTTCTATTTTCTCACCTTTATCATCTACATAGTAAATATCCTTATCATTAGATATCTCTTCATTTATATGCTCAACTGTTACTCTATCTGCTTTTAAATCTGACAAAGTTATCATTAAATTTGTATGATTTCTTTCAATACTTATTGAGAGGCCACCAACAAATGATAAATAAATCGATTTGAATTTTATACTAGATAAGTTCTTGAAATCGTTTTTTAGGATAGAATCAATTATTCTTAAAAGCATTGTTTTACCATAACCATTTGGCCCAGTAATAATGCTTATATCTTGTGACTCCAAAATAAGGTTGTAATCTAAACGTCCAAACAACCCTTTAACAATCATAGCCTTATAGACATTCCTTATGACCTCTATGATCTGATGAATACTATCATTCTACGTATAACATATATATTTCCAAAAATTCATCACTACATCGCACTCTTTAACTTGAGGAAAATAACTGTTAACCGTAATGGTAGCATGACTATTTCTGCACAAAAAAAATTATTATATTCGTATTATCAGATTTCGCTAGCATGTCATTGCCGAGATTTTAGAAATTGATGTTTTATCATATCGATAGCATTATTTTCGTTAATTATATACCAACCTAATAATACACCATAGCAAATATAATCAACGAATATTGTTTATGACTTTACTTGGCTCGATTCCCACTAATCTCGCCAAATGTACAAACTCGACCACATCTAATCTTCTTTCACCACTCTCAATTTTGGCGATAAAGGATTGTGGACGGCCGAGTGCTTCGGCAAGCTGCGCCTGCGTGATGCCGCGTTCTTTGCGAGCTCTTTTGAGGGCGATGATAACGCGTTGGTACTCTTCTGAATAAATGGAGGCCATAAAATCGATTCCTTGAAAAATATCCTGAAATCGAATATCTATCGGTTGCCTTTTTATCCCAAAACAGGATAATTGAGCACATAACAACCACGTGTAAGGAGAACACAATGGAAGATCAGAACTGGCATCCAGCAGATATCATTGCCGCATTGAAAAAACGTGGCACCAGTCTGGCGGCGTTGTCTCGCGAATCAGGATTATCCTCATCAACACTGGCGAACGCACTGTCAAGACCGTGGCCAAAAGGTGAGTATTTAATCGCTCAGGCACTGAATATAGCGCCGGAAACGATATGGCCAGATCGCTATAGGGATCAAAAAGGAAACAAAATTGAACGTCGCTTTCGCAAAGCCTTTCGTTGATTATGCTTTATAAACAAAAGGTTATTGTTTTACCTCCTTGCTCTCTTCCACTTGAGGGGAGAGCAAAATACGTTAAGCTGATGCTGAATGAAGATTCTTGGTATCGGGTGATTAACGCCATTGAAAATCCCCCCAAACCCAATGAAAAACTCAAGCAAGCAGCCAAACGGCTGTCGAAAATCAAATCCTGAGGGTGATTCCCTCCTTAAATTGATAGCTTCCCTTCAAAGAAAAATTACCAGCCTGACCGTTTTGCTACCATTATCAAACTTCCCCGCGCCCCGCACTGGCAATCTCCCCCGTCACAGGCAACACTCTGTAAGCTGCCAGCACATATAAAGGAGCAAAACATGACGGGTGATTTTTACTGGATTAACGAACCGCAGCAGTGGCGCGAAACGCAGGGCAAAGTGGAAGTGGTGACCGATGGAAGCACCGATTTCTGGCGTAAAACCTGGTACGGATTTGAGCGTTTCAGCGGCCACGGTTTTGTGCGCGATGTGACGGGTGATTTCACCTTTCAGGTGCGGATACAGGCGCGGTTTTCCGAGCTGTATGACCAGGCGGGCCTGTTGTTGGTCGCGGACGAGCAGAACTGGTTAAAAGCCGGGATTGAGTTTAACGATGGCGCGCCAGCCATCGGCAGCGTGCTGACGCAGGGTTATTCGGACTGGGCGACCGGTATTTTCCCCGGTGACGCGGGCGATTTCTGGCTGCGCCTGAGCCGCAAAGGCGACGCGCTACGGCTGCAATACTCCACCGATGGGCGCGTCTGGCCCCTGCTGCGGCTGTGTCATTTTCCGCATTCGCGCTGCGCGATGGGTGTGATGTGCTGCACGCCGGAACGAGCCGGGCAGGAAGTCGCGTTTTCAGATATGACGCTCACGCCGTTGCTGGAGAAAGATCTGCACGACTTGAGCTAGTTTCGCCATGCTTCCACCGGGGATCACCGTTTCGTTTTCCGTTCGGTGACAACCAACAACACAGGCGACCGAAAGAGTGGTTTATACGTTTCGGTTGCCAGAAAACGGAAAGCTCACACACCGTTAGAAATATCGCTTCCCTAATTATTTACCTCATAAGTAATTTGCTTTGCTACATGATATTTCAGTGCAGCTAAATGATGCCGTTAAATATCGACAACCAATACAGGATATATTATTTGAAAAATTACAAACCATCATAAATATATTATATAAACCCGACATCACATCTTTTATTAAAAAGCTTACTGATTGTATTTTATGGTCATTTTTAACGTTCATTAACTAGCTAACTAAAAAACAAAACCCACCTCTCTTTTTATTAAATCATCTATGAAGGTTTCGCTTTAGTCGCCGATAAAAATAGAGTTCACCCTGGATATGGAAAGCACCTGAGGCCGTTATGACCATTTTAAAGAAACTGTTATTTGTATTTGCCATTACGTTTATTGCCATGATTGTGCTCGGTGGTTTAAGCATCCGGGCATTAGATAATGCGCAATCACGTTTTGATTATGTTGTTGAAAATAGTTTACCGAGTATCAGCAAGCTCAGCGAAGCGCTCCAGCACCGCGAAGAAGCCCGCCGGCAGATCCTGATGTCCCTGCTGATAAACGATGAAGCGGTATTCACTAAACATATGGCACAAGCGAAAGATGAGTTAAATAAAACCAATGAGATATTTAAATATTATCGCGAGCAACTTATTAGCGATGATATTGATGGTCAGTTATTGAAAAAAACGCAGGATTCCTTTGATGACTATCTGCAAAAAGCAGAATCCATGGTCGGCGTTTATCATAGCGAAGGTATTGAAGCCGCACGCAAAATGGTGTCGGATGGCGGTATTACTGCTAATGCCTCTGTTGCGCTTAGCGCCAATTTAAAAGAGATGCTGGTGCATAATTATAAAATTGCCGCAACATATGCTGAAAATAACCATACGCAATATATCAATACCTTCTGGTTATTGGTCGGAACCATTATCTTTTTACTGGTGTTAATTGGCGTATTCGCTTCAACGATCCTTAGCTATTTAAACAAAGGGTTAAAAAATCTGCAAAACAGTATGGGAACCATCAGCAGCACGCTGGATTTAACTGTCAAAGTGGATCTCAATAAAAAAGATGAACTGGGCGCAACCGCCACCAGTTTTAATGAGTTGATGGCAAAAATCCGCGAAGTGCTGAGCAGTGTGAAAGACGCCAGCAACGAAGTGGATGTCGCGGCAAGCGAAATCGCCAAAAGCAATGATGATCTGTCATCGCGTACCGAATCGCAGGCCTCGTCACTGGAGCAGACCGCCGCCAGCATGAACGAACTGTCGGCCACGGTGCGGCACAATATGGACAACGCCAAAGAGGCAAATGCCTTTATTGGTCGTGTGCAAACCATGGTGAATGAAAGCCATCGTGAGTTGAGTTCACTGCAAAAATCCATCGACGATATTTCTGCTTCTTCGGCGAAAATCTCCGAAATCACCGACATTATTGACGGCATCGCTTTCCAGACTAACATCCTCGCGCTCAACGCGGCGGTGGAAGCAGCCCGCGCAGGTGAGCAGGGTAAAGGCTTTGCCGTGGTCGCCGGTGAGGTGCGTTCGCTGTCGCAACGCTCTTCTGTGGCGGCGCGCGATATTCGCGGCTTAATCGACGAGGCGATTAAAAATGTCGGCCAGGGCGTCAGCTATGCCGCCAACGTGACTACGCGGATGAACGAAGCGCTGGGCGCGGTCGATGAAACCACGGTGCTGATAAACCAGGTAAATAACTCTTCAACCGAGCAGAGCCACGGTATTGATCAGGTTAACGTGGCGGTCAGCCAGATGGAGGGCAACTTGCAGCAGAACGCCGCCATGGTTGAAGAGATGGCCACTGCCGCGAACTCACTCAGCCACCAGGCCGGTAAACTGCTTAACGATGTAAATGCCTTTAAGCTGTAACCCACACTGGTCAGGCAAGCGCATATCCTGAGCACTTGCCTGACAATCTCATCGCGCTCTCTTCCCTCAAAAATATCTATTTCAGATTCATCATACTGATGCTCAGCAGCAGTGCCAGACTCTGCTTCTGCAACGGAATACAAACAGAAAATCACAGAGGCCTACTTTGGCATGGCATTGCGGGGCGCTGGAACATAAACACCCTGGCGATTTGCGTAGCTAAAACGATCAAATAACTATTTGAGTTAATTCGCAAGTGTGGTTTTTATATGTCTTATAAAGCGAACAAAGAGGATTAGCCTTCTCCCATGAAAATCTTAAGAATTTCACTTCTGACAGTATCGCTATCAATTTGCAGTGCGGGCGCCGTCACATTTAATTTAGGCAAGGACATTCAGCAATGCCTTACTTTACCTGCCGATGGCGATGGCGATGGCGATGGCGATGGCGATGGCGATAAGAAAAACCAGACACAATGTAAAAATGAACTGAAAGAGAAATCACAAAAATCACTAGAAGAAACAATCACTAAGATAAAGAAATTGATAAACAACAATTATGATACGCCCTATCACCTTAATGATCCGGAAGGCAGCGAAATAAAAGATCTCTTTTGGGAGAGATTTAATAAATCTCAACAGCTTTGGATCGCATCACGAAATGAGTTCTGCGCAGCGTCAGCGTTATTAGTTGGCGAGTGGGCGGCAAGCCAGGATGATTTACAGACGCAATGCATCATTAATCAAAACAATGATCGCGAGCAGTTATTAAAAGCGACCTATATAAAATAAGCCGCAAGGCACCTTATGCCGGAGTATTTTTGCTGTCGCAGGAAATAAAGCCGGTGGTGATCTTCCCGGCTTCTACAGTAAGCCAAACGCCTCCGGTAAATGGCTAACAAACGCGGTTTTATCGGCTGGATAGTGCCGCGATAACGCAATAAATATCGCCATCAGGTGATGTTTATCATCTGCGTTTAATGTTTGCAGTTCAGCGGCAACCTGCTCCAGCGCGTTGATGGCGGCGTCCTGCTCCAGTTGGTTTTCACCGGTGAACTCAAGGAAAATGACCAAATCAGCGACCACTTTCGCCAGCGCGATTTCACAACGTGTTGGCAATTTCACCTCTCCTTATGGATGCATTTTCAATTGTTTCGGCGCAAATATCACAAAGCGGAACCGCCTTCTTTAACAATCAGCGCTTTCATATGTTCAATACTGAAAACACCCCATTTACCGCCGTAGTCGTTAAAAATTTCCACCGCGAGGCGGTACTCCTCTTCGCTGATGGGCGCGTCTTCTTCGACGATATAATCGCAGATCGTTTCGAACGCTAAACCGCTTTCACCGAAATCGACGTACTCAATGGCAAAGCGCAGTTTCTCTGCATTAACGCGGCCAGCAAAACGTGCACCAAAAACGTTGATGCTTTCGCGCATTACGATCCTCTCTTCTCCCGCGATTCGTTGACCAGCGCACAGACCACCGGCACAGATACGGCCAGCAAAAACAGCACGATGCTGGTCATTGTGTTACCCGCGTTTTCACGCCAGCTGCCGAGCAGCGCTGAAAGGAGAAAAAATCCCACACCGCAGAGCAGCATCACCTTGCCAAAAAGGCGGTTCGCCCGATACCAGGCCGTGTCATCCCGCAAGGTTAGCGCGGTACGCACGCCGTAAAAATGATTGGGTTTAATACGTTGTCGCGCCAGCGGAATGGCAACCGCCATTAACACCAGTATCCCAACGCTGAGGGAGAGAAAGATGTCGTTCATTGCAGGCTCCTTATGCTGAGCAGACACACCCCGGACATTCGTTATGGCAAAACATCATGTTCCCGGCAACGGGATAAAGCAACGGCAATCCCTTGAGTGGGATTGCGCATGTGTTTAGCGAAGGGAAAGAAACCCGCACACCAGGCGGTGCGCGGGAAAGTGCGTGATTTAGAAGAAGGTCAGCAGGCTGAGGTTAAAGCGGTTGTCTTGCGATTCGCCACTTTGATTGCCGCGCGCGTACTCCAGCGTCAGCAAGGCGCTGTTCGGGCTCGCGGCCTGGCTGGCGCTCAGGCGCAAACCGGCACCATACGCGCTACCATGCACCTCTTTTTTCTCCAGCGCCGTCGGTTTTGCCTGGCTTACGGAACCCAGTGAACCGAAGACGTACGGCATTACCGCACTACCAAGATCGGGTGCCCAGGAAAACGCGCCGAGCGGTTGCGGTAAACCCACTTCAGCACGCGCGGCCAGGGCGCTATCGCCGCTGACCGTGCCGGAATCGAATGCCGAAAGCCAACTGCTGCCACCAAGTGAAGCCTGCTCAGAGGACGGCAGCGCCTGGTCAAACGAGGTCTGCGCCAGGCCAGAAAGTGAGAGCTGCACTTTGCCATCCACCAGCGGCTGGCTGTAGTTCATAGTCAGCTCCAGTTTCTGGAAATCCGGATCGGCACCGTTCCTGCTCATCGGCAGGTCAGTGGTGCCGTGGCGCGCGCCCAGGCCGTCGATACCAAAAGAAGCCGTCAGACTGGAGGCAAAACGCGCGTCATAGTCCGTGGTGTAATCCATCGACTGCGCCAGGCGCACAATGCGCAGACGATCATCGGTGAACGGCACGTCATTGTTATTGAACTGCAAATGCTGCGTTTCGTTTTGCACATCCAGCGACAGCAAGGTCGACGTGTTGAAATCACGCGCACGCACCCAGTGGTAGCCGACACGCGATGACAGACGCTGGAAGTGATCGCGCGAGGTCAACCCGCTGTCGGTTTTCGGTTTCGTGCGGCTGTCCACCCCTTCGACGTTCATCCACAAGCCATCAGTACCCAGCGGCACGACCACGCCGAGCGCCCACTGGCGGTTACGCGGCTGCGTATCAGTAAACGGGTTATCACCGCGCGGGTAGCCGTTCAGGCGCACGTATACCTGCTCGCCAAAGCCCGTCAGGTTGTTAAGCTGGCCGCCAAGCCCGAGTGAGTACTTACCCAGCTCGTCAGAAAGACCGTTATCAAAGGTCACCAGCCCGGCAACCGGATCGTAGCGACCATCCACAATCAGCACCGTTGAGCCCGGTTTACTGCCCGGTTTGAGGGTCGATTTCAGCATCACGCCCGGTGTGTCGCCTGCTAGCAGCAAACGCCGCTCCAGCGCTTTACGGGTTAAATGTTTCTCGCCCACCAGCGGTTGCAACAGGCTTTCCACCCGGCTGCGCGCGGTGTCCGGCAGCGCAGAGGCATCCACTTTTTCCACATAGCCGTCGGTTACCACCACGTGCAGCGGCGCACCATCTTTGATCTGTTGCGGCGGCAGGCTGACGCGCGCCAGCAAGTAACCCGCTTTGATGTAGACGGTTTCCAGTTCCTGCGCGGCGGCAAACAAATTCGCGGCAGAGACGCGGCGGCCTTTAACGCGCGATTCAATGCGCGCCGTTTCGCTCGCTAACTGTGGAAAACCACCTTCAACCAGCAGACCGGCTGGTGTGACAAACAGTTTTTCCGCGCCGTTCGGCGCCGTAAGCCCGGTAGTGGCCGGCAGCGTGATGCCGCCGCCAGTGTGCTGCTGAACCGGCGCATAAGAGGGTTGCACCAGTTGGCCCGCGCTGGGAGCCGCCATCGCGGCTCCTGCGTGTAAGCTCGCGGCGATACTCAGGCTCAGCAATGTCGGTGCTAAAAGTGAAGAGTGTGAAAATAAACGCATGAGTTATCTCTTATTTTTACTTGCCGGAGCAGGAAAGGGCCAAATCGGCGCCCATGGAACAAACCGCACCCGCCAGTCGAGGATCCGCCGTGGCGATAACCACGTTATCCGCACTGCCAGCGCTGCTGGCATCATGGGTCACCAGCATCGTGTTACCGGTTAATTGACGCGTCACATCCTGCGCCGAGACACGGTTGCCAATGGTGGCGGCTAACGGTGTCGATACCGGTGTTGATGTCGGCGTCGGGGTTGGTGTCGGGGTGCCCGGCTGGTCATTCACCACAAGCGTACCGTCGATATAGTTAATGGTGTAATTACCCAGCCCGTTACCGGTGGCATTGGCGGCAATCACCGCGTAGCTGCCCGCAATGGCGGTGCTGTCTGCACCGTCACTGGTGACATCAACATGGCTAATGGCATCGTTGTTCAGCAGGCCGCTTGCGCTATAGCCCAGTTGCACGGTGCTACCGGCCGTCTTGCTGCCGCTATTCGCGGTGATGGTCAGCGCGGCTGGCGTCACGTTCAGCGTGCCGTTGTAGCTAATAACGTAGTTGGACAAACCGCTGCCGGTTGCACCGCTACCATTGATGCCGTAACTGCCAACATTAGCCGTCGCCGCTGCACCTGCGCTGTTCAGCGCGACACCGGTAACGGTGTCGCCATTGAGCAGGCCGAGCACGCTGTAATCGTTCAGACTGACAAGATCGCCGTAGGTTTTGCTGGCGTTGCCCGCGTTAATAACCAGTTGCGCTGGCGTCACGTTCAGCGAACCTGCGCCGTAACTGATGGTGTAGTTCGACAAGCCGTTGCCGCTTGCATTGCTGGCGTTAATGGCATAACTGCCCACGCCTGCGGTGATGGCGGCACCGGCGCTGTTAAGGGCGACATTCGTTACCGTATCGCCGTTTAACAAGCCCACAATACTGTAGCCACTTAAATTCGCCGCACCGCCGTAAACCTTACTGGCGTTATCGGCGGTGATGGTCAGCGTCGCGGGCGTGACGGTCAGATTGCCGTTGCGATAGACAACGTTGTAGTTGGCAAGCCCGGTGCCCGTCACGTTGCTGCCCACAATGCTGTAGCTGCCAACGTTAGCCGTAGTGGCAAAACCCAGGCTGGTATAGGTCAAGCCATTGACGGTGTCACCGTTAACCAGGCCTTGCGCGGTGTAATTCACCAATCCCGGGAACTGGCCATACACTTTGCTGGCGTTATCCACGTTGATGGTCAGCGTGGCTGGCGTCACCGTGGCGCCAACGCCCACAACGCTGGCCGTCTGCCCGTTAGCTTTAAGCGCGCTGACACCGGCGGTATCCAGCGCATAACTGCCGACGTTATCGGTACTTCTCAGGCCGTTCGTCAGGCTACCGCTGATGGCGTTCCAGAAGCCGGCACCGTAGTAAGTTGTAATCGGGTTCGCACCATAGATGGCAGTTTGCGCCACGCCAACAATGCCGGACACACCGAACAGCGCAGGCATGGCGGAGCCGGTGGCCGGTGCCCAGGCTTTATTATCCAGCCCGATAAAACTCGCGCTGTTGTTCATTTGCGCGGTGGTTAAACCGGTGATCGCTTCCGTACCGTTCGCACCGCGCCCGATGCCTGCCGCGACGTTATCGCTATTCCAGTAGAGGTTACTCTGCGTTCCGCTCCCGCTTTTGGAACCTACCACCCCGCCAATCGCGCTGGGTGTTGAGGTCACGTTGATGGTATTGGTTGCAATGCTATTGCTGATCGTTCCGGTGTTGCTGCCCGCCAGCCCACCTGCCTGCGCGTTCAAACCAGCGTTAATCACGCCGGAGGAGTAGACGTTATTGATACTCCCGGCGTTATTGCCTGTCAGCCCGCCGACATAACCAATCGCGCCACCCATCCCGCTGCCGGTCACGCTACCGGAAACGTAACTGGCGCTAATGGTGCCGCCCGCCATGTTGTAACCGGTCAAACCGCCGACATACTGTAAGCCGTTGCCGCTGGTACCGGAGAGGTTCAGGGAGCCGTCGAAATAACTTTGCGTAATGTTTTTGCTGTTCTGCCCGACCAAT
This genomic interval from Kosakonia sacchari SP1 contains the following:
- a CDS encoding methylthioribulose 1-phosphate dehydratase, with amino-acid sequence MTDNLQLQQLVAACHWIGAQGWAPATGGNMSVRQDADWCWLSESGKDKGSLTTGDFLQVSIADNHAPSGRKPSAETGLHTLIYRLYPDANAVLHVHTVNATVLSRVEKSPVLHLNGFEMQKSLSGQTTHLDTVPVAIFDNDQDIDALAARIADYAQTHPLRYGFLLRGHGLTCWGRDVAEARRHLEGLEFLFECEMQRRLLERS
- the mtnC gene encoding acireductone synthase, which gives rise to MIRAIVTDIEGTTSDIRFVHNVLFPYARERLAAFVTAEQYNEPVSTILDNLREEIAQPQASIAELIEVLFAFMDEDRKSTALKALQGIIWRDGYVNGDFKGHLYPDVLPQLEKWKAQGVDLYVYSSGSVAAQKLLFGYSDEGDITPLFSGYFDTLVGAKRDVQSYRNIAAQIGLPPASILFLSDIHQELDAAEAAGFRTTQLIRGDDDAASHHYQVPSFSNIKPEQIPS
- a CDS encoding 1,2-dihydroxy-3-keto-5-methylthiopentene dioxygenase, encoding MSALTIYTDTDASTPVWHSTDAAEIQQKLNAKGVRFERWQADRDLGTNPTPETVITAYQHAIDKLVAEKGYQSWDVISLRADNPQKEAMRAKFLNEHTHGEDEVRFFVEGAGLFCLHIGSDVYQVLCEKNDLISVPAGTPHWFDMGSEPNFTAIRIFDNPEGWIAQFTGSEIADGYPRLG
- a CDS encoding DUF4435 domain-containing protein, with the protein product MKSLKESTTELDWVGSMMLLFKSEKYSGKILIVVEGRTDISFFKCMKLHDSIHYDSPCKGKISVIESVRKLREAGNDKVYGVCDADFDLILERTYKDIFLTDFHDIEVMMINCGFMRKFFFEYTNPKSYEHIDENTLISEIEKNILDVCYHIGILKWINIEHDFGFNFASLDVELFLHFDDFRIIFDKNAFIDSVLRRYKKEIDRDYILRLYNEYKSKAVDILHICNGHDFTNVLSKLYKGAFTNDKNINQDKIERNLRLYYSSQHFEQTNLYSKIKNILQRYEGELRLVG
- a CDS encoding AAA family ATPase; protein product: MAKVSLNASITSQKLDSSFPTRLFEKIENSVGGSRYINITERLRGLQDIKDDLLKYELIESDDGFSSNYFLSSEISAAYGEVLNLYVADALKKLEPYADLYKKIDLFVNIISDSVLSFKKIKVNKERGFYFVEEGNENEIIPLNSLSSGEQNQVIIYYDMIFKPKEKTVILIDEPEISLHVAWQKIFLEAVSKIQKINKPINVLIATHSPTIINTRWDLTHDLFDMSGEGI
- a CDS encoding AAA family ATPase, coding for MIVKGLFGRLDYNLILESQDISIITGPNGYGKTMLLRIIDSILKNDFKNLSSIKFKSIYLSFVGGLSISIERNHTNLMITLSDLKADRVTVEHINEEISNDKDIYYVDDKGEKIELRLKSLDTKNDFLGLKPDVFLSYFGDITSIFIKAQ
- a CDS encoding helix-turn-helix domain-containing protein: MASIYSEEYQRVIIALKRARKERGITQAQLAEALGRPQSFIAKIESGERRLDVVEFVHLARLVGIEPSKVINNIR
- a CDS encoding helix-turn-helix domain-containing protein; amino-acid sequence: MEDQNWHPADIIAALKKRGTSLAALSRESGLSSSTLANALSRPWPKGEYLIAQALNIAPETIWPDRYRDQKGNKIERRFRKAFR
- a CDS encoding type II toxin -antitoxin system TacA 1-like antitoxin — translated: MLNEDSWYRVINAIENPPKPNEKLKQAAKRLSKIKS
- a CDS encoding DUF1349 domain-containing protein, producing MTGDFYWINEPQQWRETQGKVEVVTDGSTDFWRKTWYGFERFSGHGFVRDVTGDFTFQVRIQARFSELYDQAGLLLVADEQNWLKAGIEFNDGAPAIGSVLTQGYSDWATGIFPGDAGDFWLRLSRKGDALRLQYSTDGRVWPLLRLCHFPHSRCAMGVMCCTPERAGQEVAFSDMTLTPLLEKDLHDLS